TTCACTGAAGCGATAGTGCTGCCCTTCGTTACCTGTCATCTATTTCTTAACCTGCTCTCTGTATATCTTGTTAGAACACCTATGATACTTATTCCGCTCTCAATGTACGTGATCTGAAAATGACGTATTCAGCCTCTGTAGGAATGGAAACGGAAAATGATAATAATGCCGCCTTGGAGGTTAAAGAGTCAGGTCCTTTTAACGTTTGGTAGTAAGAGTTCCCTTTACTGTCCACACTCACCAGCTCCAGTTCCGCATTCCCTTTAGGGATGACAAAACCAGAGGTATTTTGCACGCCTAAGGTTAGTCTGTATTCTTTCCCAGATTGAGTCTGTGTTAGCTTAAACGGATATAACGGATATGGATGTGCTGTTGTTTCCACTGGGTAAGGGGTAAGCGCTCGATCAGCCTCAGGCTTTGCCCATTCCTCCCCTTTTCTGGCGCCAATGCCAAGGGTTAATTTATTCACGTTATTGAACTGAGTTTCCCAGCGAAATGTCTTTAACCCCTCTAGAATAGGGGATGCTGGAACAAACAGGATTCCATCCTTGATCTCTGGGGCGATCCCTAATGAATCTTCTGTCTCCCCATTAAATTCTGCCTCTAGCTGCCCTGCTTTAATCTTCCCTACAGAGCGATCCAGTAGTGAAACTGTAACGCTGTTCGTTAATGCGTCATAGAGCAAATCCGCACCAATCGCACTCGAGAAAGCCCGAATCGGCACCATTAATTTACCTGATTTAAAATAAGGAGCGAGTTTACCTGGAAAAAGGACGTAATACCCCCCATATGACAGTGGCATTACCTGAGTCCCTAACTGAACAGCCGCCGACACCGATGTAGGTGTAACCGCGGAACCCGCGGCGAACATAATTACCAACAGACCTATGACATAAGCTCTTATTCTCCCTAATCGTTGTAAGGACTCCTTAATGTGATTCATCTCAAACCCCTCTCCCTCTCTACTCCGTCTAGAACAAAGCCTCTATTAGTAATAATCAATGATCCCCTTGCGCATGTCAACTTGTTCCACTTTTGTTATTCATCATAAAAGACAGGATTCCGCATATATTTTCATTGAGTTATTTAGAATCATGAAAGGAGTGCGATGGATGACTGCAGATGGACAGGATTCGCCAAGAAAGACAAATATCCCACAGCCCATTCGAAGCGATGGCGCAGGGGGATTAGATAAAGGACCACGTGATATAATGCGGGATTTGGAGAATCCCGACATGTTTGTCCCTCCCGTGACCGATGCCGGTCTCGTCCCCAATTTAAAATTTTCTTTCTCCGATGCTCATATGCAGCTTAATCATGGTGGCTGGTCGAGAGAGGTGACAGTCAGAGACCTCCCCATCGCCACTACACTAGCTGGCGTCAACATGAGCCTAACCCCCGGTGGAGTACGTGAACTCCATTGGCATCAGCAAGCGGAATGGTCTTATATGCTGCTAGGCCGAGCTCGAATTACTGCCGTAGATCAAAATGGTCGAAACTTCATAGCAGATGTGGGGCCAGGTGATCTATGGTATTTTCCGCCAGGTATTCCCCACTCTATACAAGGTCTTGAAGAAGGCTGTGAGTTTCTGCTTGTATTCGACGATGGAAGTTTCTCTGATCTAAACACCTTGTCCATTTCCGATTGGTTTGCTCATACTCCGAAAGAAGTGCTTTCGGCTAACTTTGGGGT
This genomic stretch from Paenibacillus sp. FSL H7-0737 harbors:
- a CDS encoding copper amine oxidase N-terminal domain-containing protein, with protein sequence MNHIKESLQRLGRIRAYVIGLLVIMFAAGSAVTPTSVSAAVQLGTQVMPLSYGGYYVLFPGKLAPYFKSGKLMVPIRAFSSAIGADLLYDALTNSVTVSLLDRSVGKIKAGQLEAEFNGETEDSLGIAPEIKDGILFVPASPILEGLKTFRWETQFNNVNKLTLGIGARKGEEWAKPEADRALTPYPVETTAHPYPLYPFKLTQTQSGKEYRLTLGVQNTSGFVIPKGNAELELVSVDSKGNSYYQTLKGPDSLTSKAALLSFSVSIPTEAEYVIFRSRTLRAE